TTGAGGCTCATGCCGATATCCGGCTTCTTGAAGATGATCCAGGAGGTGAGCATGGCCAGCACCGTGCCGGCGGCACCCGCCAGGTTGGTGTTGACGAAGATCATGGCAATATCCTTGTTGCCGGCGGTGGTGGAGCCGGGGTTGAAGCCGAACCAGCCCAGCCAGAGGATGAAGACCCCCAGGGCAGCCAGGGGGATGTTGTGGCCGGGGATGGCCTTGGGCTTGCCGTCCTTGCCGAACTTGCCGAGGCGCGGTCCAAGGGCGATGGCGCCGGCCAGGGCCGCCCAGCCGCCGATGGAATGGACGACGGTCGAGCCGGCGAAGTCGATGAAGCCCAGGGACTCCAGCCAGCCCTTGCCATTGAAGAGCCCACCCCAGGCCCAGGCACCGAAGACCGGGTAGATGAGGGCGCTGATGACGACGGAATAGAGGAGGTAGGCCGTGAACCTGGTCCGCTCGGCCATGGCGCCGGAGACGATGGTGGCGGAGGTGGCGGCGAACACCACCTGGAACATCCAGAAGGCCAGCACCCAGGGGTCGCCTCCCGGCACGAAGTCGGACAGGAAGAAGCCGGTGGTACCGAACCAGCCGCTGGTGGTGGCCCCGAACATGAGGCCGAAGCCGACCGCCCAGTACACCAGGGAGCCGACGGCAAAGTCGAGCAGGTTTTTCATCATGATGTTGACGGTGTTCTTCTGGCGGGTGAAGCCGGCCTCCACCAGGGCGAAGCCGGCCTGCATGAAGAAGACCAGGGCTGCGGCCACCAGGGTCCAGACATAGTCAAGGTGGGTCTGGACGCCGGCGATGGCCTCGGCGTTGCCGGTGACGGTGGGGGCTGCGGGCTCCTCGGCCCAGCCCAGAACTGGCGGCGCCAGCATCAGCGCCAGGAGAATCAGGGTTTTCATGGTCGGTCTCCTTGTTGCGGGAAGAGGGATTGGGGATGGATGCGCCCGGGGCCGGGCTGGCTAGAGGGCTTGGCTGTCCCGTTCACCGGTACGGATGCGGCAGACCGACTCCACCGGCAGAACGAAGATCTTGCCATCTCCCACCTTGCCGGTCTTCACGGTTTCGATGATGGTGGCGACCACCCCATCCACCAGGGCGTCGTCCACCACCACCTCCACCTTGACCTTGGGGATGAAGTCCACCACGTACTCGGCCCCCCGGTAAATCTCGGTGTGACCCTTCTGCCGGCCGAAGCCCTTCAC
The DNA window shown above is from Thermodesulfobacteriota bacterium and carries:
- a CDS encoding ammonium transporter, whose protein sequence is MKTLILLALMLAPPVLGWAEEPAAPTVTGNAEAIAGVQTHLDYVWTLVAAALVFFMQAGFALVEAGFTRQKNTVNIMMKNLLDFAVGSLVYWAVGFGLMFGATTSGWFGTTGFFLSDFVPGGDPWVLAFWMFQVVFAATSATIVSGAMAERTRFTAYLLYSVVISALIYPVFGAWAWGGLFNGKGWLESLGFIDFAGSTVVHSIGGWAALAGAIALGPRLGKFGKDGKPKAIPGHNIPLAALGVFILWLGWFGFNPGSTTAGNKDIAMIFVNTNLAGAAGTVLAMLTSWIIFKKPDIGMSLNGALAGLVGITAGCANVSPTSSILIGAIAGILVVLSVLFFDRIHVDDPVGAVSVHGVCGAWGTLAAGLFNLEGASASVIGVQALGIGAAFVWSFGLAFILFKIIALTMGLRVSEEEEMEGLDIGEHGAHAYHDFVTK
- a CDS encoding P-II family nitrogen regulator, which translates into the protein MKKIEAIIKPFKLDALKDALHVAGVQGMTVSEVKGFGRQKGHTEIYRGAEYVVDFIPKVKVEVVVDDALVDGVVATIIETVKTGKVGDGKIFVLPVESVCRIRTGERDSQAL